TCCTTTCTTCTTTAAAGAGGTCCCTGACTTCAAAGGGGTTTCACAACCATTGATCTACATTACAATAGGCTACAATATCATGACTAATCAGATAGATCCTGAGGATAAAACAGGACAGGCTTACACAAATCTTTGCTGTTTATCATGAATGCATGCATGTTTACTGTAAATCAGTTAAGTGTTTATTCTCTAGAAGTTCAGGAAGCACGCGAGCTCCCAAATTTCAAACACTgctaataaaaacacattgattttatttatatatatatatatatatatatatatataaattacaccATAAGGACAGTTCATTTCCAGTGTCGGTCATTAAATCTCTGTAGACTTCAGTAGCTGTTAGTTATCTGAGCGCGCGTGAGGAAGGCCGCGTGAGCTGTGTTTATCCGCTCACAGCCGCGGTAGCCGCAGCGCTACACGCTAAGCTAACGCTAACTCCGTATATCACAGGAAGCGGGCAGCGAAGCTAAGCGTTTGGAATGAAATAGAAACAAACGCTCACCCTTACCCTGTTTGTGTTTAACACCCGTAGCAAATGCGCCCTCTCAGGTTATAAAGTTCAATCCTCCATCGCTGTCCACAACACCAGCATTCTGTGTGCTGAGAAAATGTATAtccagtgtttttctttttttctttttcctctggtGCTGAAGTTTTGCTGGGAATAAGATGGCCGCTGCTAGACTGCTCGTCTGAACCCAGTGACGCAATCAGGAGTCTGGCAAATCTCTCCTGTCCCTGTCCAGACCCGCACACTCACGCACTACAGAGTATACAAGTACGAGGCACCGCCAGTGTGTTATTTTAATACTCCTCAAtcgtgtagtgtagtgtaggaatttcttttttttttgggatcaAACTTCTGCTGCGACCAAGTGTttaatttatcttttatctCCTACAGGGGGCGCCAAAGTAGCCGTGGGGTTTGGAAATAATAACAGAAGCTTCCTTCAATGGAATAAACCACACGCACAGTGTGAAAGACATGTCTTGTTTATATCAAAGATGAATACGAATTTATATATAAGCCATGCCATGGAGTGAAAATTAAATCCAAATTAAAACTctaaggcggcacagtggcctcgcacctccaaggccgagggttcgattcccccatCGGGTCTGCGTGTatcttctccccgtgcttggtgggtttcctcccaaagtccaaagactgGGTTAATTCACAAATTGCccgaagtgtgtgaatgagtgagtgagtttataCAGTCGCGTCCAAAAGGTTTGAGAATGGCACAAATAGTCTGCTGCTTTAGcggtttttgatttttttgccagATGTTACTATGATATACCAAAGCAgaattacaagcattttataAGTGTTAAAGATTGacattgacaattacattaagtttatacgaaaagtcaatatttgcagtgttgacacTTCTTTTTccagacctctgcaattcaccCTTGCATGCTgttaatcaacttctgggccacatcctgactgatagcagcccattcttgcataatcaatgcttggtgtttgtcagaatttgtgggtttttgtttgtccggCCGCCTCTTGACGATTGACCATGCGTTCTCAAAAACGTGACAAACAAAACCCCATAActtgacaaactccaagcattgattatgcaagtaTGGTCTGcaatcagtcaggatgtggcccaaaagattttaaagaagtctggaaaaaaaatgataaaagtgtCAGCACTAAAAATATGgactttttctttataattgtcaataaaagcctttgacacttatgaaatgcttgtaattatacatcAGTAGGGCAGAGGAACACTGacaaaaagaagtaaaaatactaaagcagactttgtaaaaataatgTGTCATTCTCAAACATTTGGGCATGGctgcatatgtgtgtgccctgcgatagactggccccccgtccagggtgtaccttgcctagtgccctaagtctcctgggatagactccaggccccttgtgatcctgtatacagaataaagtaatATAGATGACAAGTATGTGAGTGGATTAAACTGCAGCATTGCACCTCTAGCattaagggtttgattcccgcctcgggtctgtgggTGTGGAGTTTGTCTGTGtggatgttctccccatgcttggtgggttccctcacgattctggttttctcccacagcccaaagacatgtaaattactttaattggcattctcaaattgcccgtagtgtgtgcgtgtgccccGCAATAGATTACCACCGGACTGGTTCACTCCTGAGAGTAAGGGTGGCAATCCTGTAACAGGGTAATAGCTGCTGTAGTTCGTACAGTGCTTATCGTATACAttgtttgatgatgatgatgaattcctacctaaacacacacatacatacaaacctttttttctgtcaacTTTTAATGTATatcaaagtttaaaaagttacatCATTTACTTTACAAATTCCTTAAATATTCTAATACACAATAGAAAATTCATAAACTGTACATTATTATGTCTTACAtgacaaacaaattttaaatacttataCACAAGgcacattttatataatttaaatgcattacGTTGTAGACATCTAAAGGGCCTGTCTGCATCTAACACTTTGCTTTCTTGTTCCTCTGAATTGAAGTCATGTCCATGGTATTGTGTAGGAATTCATGGAGTTGTCTGGCATTACTAGCATTGCCCAGAATCTCGCTCAGCTCTTCCTGGCTCAGAGTGAGCAGCTCAGCCAGGCTGGCAGCATGTTTAATGAGTCCCCTTACGTTTTTAACGTTCACTCCTGGCATACGGAGCAGGAAGTCATAAGGCCCGGGGTTGTACAGGTCCACTGAATCCTCCACCATTTCTGATTCTGCTGTAATGGCCTGAGCAGTGACCGCATCAGGCTCAGGACGAGCATGCTTGATATCCTGAAAGAGCTGCGCGGTGACATGGGGTGACGGGCACCAGAGGAGCCTCAACCGGGGAAAATGGAGAGTCAGGAGGGTCAGTTTGGAGGTGATGTCGTTGGCTGAAATCTCCTGACGCAGCTCGCTACGGGCCACCAGCGAGAATGGCTTGGCGGGGTCGAATTCAATGAGCAGCACGGGTCGGCGGTAGAAGCGGCTCATGGAGAGGCACTGAGTGTACAAACGCCCACTCTGCATCGAGCCGATCAGGTCGCTCACACTCTTGCGCTCCACGCAGATTTCAGGAGTCAGGATGTAGTCTCCCACCTCCAGGGTGACAGGCTCGATGTCAAGCCCACGCCGGTGCAGGAGGGAAGGAAGCTCGCTACGAAACTCACGCATGTCCACGATGACTCGGCCCGGCTCTTTCACTACCTCCTGTCCACCTGAGGAAAACATTAAAAGTATGTCTGAAAAATTCATGATGCAATAACAAGACAACTGAATGCTTCCATACACCAGGACTATTTGTTTAGAGTACACTGAAAGtagtattaaattaaatggtATACCACAACAGCAATTATGCAAGCATTGAATTTTGGATGGGAAACAACgtccataataaataaataaataaataaataaatagatagaattTCCAGCCAGCCAGATGTCGCAACTTCATCTGTTGGGAATTTGCATAGAACGAAAACACTTGTTTAAAACACTTTGCATTTCTGATGCTTGCctgttatcattttattttcatttaaaatcttaTTCATTCTTGCATTTGGAAACAGTGTGTATAGATGTCATAAAGGATAGATGACAGCCTTATTTTGGAAGGCTTAATGTGGGCCGAGGAAGAGCAAATCACTCCACTACTGAGTCATCTTAAAAAAAGTAGGATAAACTCAGaactgcaataataataacagaaatgtataaaaatcaCAATATGATAAGTCTGTAActcaatatatttaatattgagTATATATTTCATCTCTTTGTTAGGCACACTGCTAATATATTTGTCAATAGATGTATTCAAAGGATTTCTTAGCTTTTATTAACTCTTctcaatattaataaaaattacgAAATTCTGGTAAAAACTGACACTGGCCcagaattgtttgtttttaaaatgacaacCATGCTTATTTTCATAGCTACTTCAAATTTTATAAACATGATACATCACATGCGGTCGCATTAATTTGAACTTAGATAGGACAGATTGCCTGCTTTGCGAGTGTCTGTGGCAGCGTGAACAGGCTCCTGACTACGATCCAGGTCCAGGTTTGTGTCTCCTCtgccctctctctcttcagGAACAACCATGCTGGCCTTTTCTCTGTATTTAACATgtagaccacaaaaaaacttccaaaaCATGAAATTGGATTTATATCAAGGTAAACAATAGTGATCTAGTCCATCaacattttataacattttatagtATATAAAAAGAACAGGAGTAAACCTTATCAGGTGTTCAaatgcttctttttctttacgCAGAGCAGTGAGATACCTCTGTTCCTCGGTGGAACCAccgtaaataagaaaataaacccTAAAACAGGCACAAATAAATTAGGTAAGGAATTTTCCATTAGTGATGAAAGGTGTAAACAGAGACTGCGTAAACATTATTGTACCTGAGCGGTTTCCCGGGCCTGCTGGCTTTGTACACCTCCAGCTGACGCACAAAGCTGAGTTCAGCGTCATACAGCACCACAAACATGGGCTCGACCTCTTTTAACACTCGCGTCAGACTGTACGGATCTGAGCATCCTTTCAGCGGATGAATGACCGTCATGGGTTCTTGGAGAACACCGTAGTAGGAATCTGAGGTAAGATTTAGAAGGACATCTTCATCCTTCACCTCCTGCTTTTCATCCTGTTCTCGCTCATCTCCGCTGCTGCCCATCTGTTCCAGCTCAGCCTCTCTCTGCTGCCCCACCATTTGCGTGAGCGTCAGTGAAGCTCGTGGTTTCTTTGTGCCGAGCTTGTTGTTTTTGGCTCGGGGCTTCTTGCCCTTGGGCACCTTTCCTACATCTCTTTTGGGCCAGCTGTtaccttgttttgttttttccggCACTGGAACACAGTCGTCCTTACCGATAGTACGTGAGTAAAGACGGAGAAGAAGGGAATCAGCACCTTTATGGATGTACTCCTTCAGCTGAGCACACGTCCTGTCGTCACTGGCGCAGATCAACACCCGGCCTAGGTGGCACAGATTCAGAACCGTTTAAGTCTCAAAGTCACTGCATATGTGAAAGTTTGAAGTGATGAAAGTGTCATAACATCACCTGCTTCGTGCTCAGAGTTGCTCAATTCCTTCTCAATCTCCTGCAGCACCTCAGTCAGAGCCTCCCACTTTGGGTTCTTTTCAAGCACCAGCTCTCGTTTTAATGGCACTGTGTatatgcgcacacacaaacacttgttacactttacatattacattatgTGCATGtcatttttagcttttaaataaatatacatggaAACCTCGGagtgcgagtaacgcggtttgcaagtgttccgcaagacgggCAAagattttacatacattttgatttgaaaaacgagcaaggtttggtttacgagtactgactatcatgtatcacgcatgtgctttttgttttgacgccgagtgtcacgtgatcacaattgagccaacggtttttctctctcttgcgctgcggaattgtgggtaattgtctcccctgctggataTTAGTGCGGTCTCTTAATGGTATAAtaaacatccgtgcacgcgtgtactgtttactataacactgtgaccacgtgtgtgtgtgtgtgtaaaacatattttattttctgttggtaagcacgtgtgtacagcatgcgtgtattgtttcttataacacacgtgtgtgcgcgcgtgtaaagtaaaagaaagtctcattagagggttaaaaatccattttcttccttAGCCTgtcatgtgtgtgcgcacg
The DNA window shown above is from Clarias gariepinus isolate MV-2021 ecotype Netherlands chromosome 14, CGAR_prim_01v2, whole genome shotgun sequence and carries:
- the ercc4 gene encoding DNA repair endonuclease XPF, whose amino-acid sequence is MAGALLEHETEMFLSLFGADGLLVAAEGLGIDRILLHFMKVYSEEGSLVLLLNTTTPEQEFFTEQLKAEGVSHLPRTINSDTQNSERYHVYTQGGVLFVTSRILVVDFLTDKIPAHLISGILVYRAHKIIESCQEAFILRLYRQKNKTGFIKAFTDKATAFSTGFCQVERVMRNLFVKKLFLWPRFQASVNSVLDRHKPEVVELHVHLTPAMRAIQSSILDIMNACLKELKRYNPTLEAEDLSLENTLGRAFEKTIRHYLDPLWHQLGAKTKSLVQDLKILRTLLLYLTQYDCVTFLNLLESLRSSQKNFGSNSGWLFLDSSTSMFVNARSRVYRIPEPKKKLKVGESEEKPSASVPLKRELVLEKNPKWEALTEVLQEIEKELSNSEHEAGRVLICASDDRTCAQLKEYIHKGADSLLLRLYSRTIGKDDCVPVPEKTKQGNSWPKRDVGKVPKGKKPRAKNNKLGTKKPRASLTLTQMVGQQREAELEQMGSSGDEREQDEKQEVKDEDVLLNLTSDSYYGVLQEPMTVIHPLKGCSDPYSLTRVLKEVEPMFVVLYDAELSFVRQLEVYKASRPGKPLRVYFLIYGGSTEEQRYLTALRKEKEAFEHLIREKASMVVPEEREGRGDTNLDLDRSQEPVHAATDTRKAGGQEVVKEPGRVIVDMREFRSELPSLLHRRGLDIEPVTLEVGDYILTPEICVERKSVSDLIGSMQSGRLYTQCLSMSRFYRRPVLLIEFDPAKPFSLVARSELRQEISANDITSKLTLLTLHFPRLRLLWCPSPHVTAQLFQDIKHARPEPDAVTAQAITAESEMVEDSVDLYNPGPYDFLLRMPGVNVKNVRGLIKHAASLAELLTLSQEELSEILGNASNARQLHEFLHNTMDMTSIQRNKKAKC